A region of Flavobacterium album DNA encodes the following proteins:
- the hisS gene encoding histidine--tRNA ligase has translation MATKPGIPKGTRDFSPSEVAKRQYIMSAIKHHFETFGYQPIETPTFENSETLMGKYGEEGDRLIFKILNSGNFFFDKKKIELPASLEELLVNSSETITTEQLVELNKFTGRISEKALRYDLTVPFARYVVQHQNEIEFPFKRYQIQPVWRADRPQKGRFREFYQCDADVVGSTSLWQEVELVQLYDSVFTTLGLNGAVIKINNRKVLSGIAEVIGAKDRLIDFTVALDKLDKIGEDGVKKEMLEKGITADAIEKVQPLFNFTGTINEKLDKLAELLASSEEGLKGVEELRFICENVIEIGLGKSELDLDVTLARGLNYYTGAIFEVTAPKEVAMGSIGGGGRYDDLTGIFGLKNMSGVGISFGLDRIYLVLEELGLFPATVTEATRALFINFGNKEALYAMKAVNKLRQTGIKVEMYPDAAKIGKQFQHADKRGIPFAVLAGDAEMEAGRFTLKNLSTGTQENISIEELAEKIK, from the coding sequence ATGGCAACAAAACCGGGTATTCCAAAAGGTACAAGAGATTTCTCACCCTCAGAGGTGGCTAAGCGTCAATATATTATGTCGGCGATCAAGCACCATTTCGAGACTTTTGGTTACCAGCCAATTGAAACGCCTACGTTTGAGAATTCCGAAACCCTTATGGGAAAATATGGTGAGGAAGGCGACAGGCTTATTTTCAAGATACTGAACTCGGGTAATTTCTTTTTCGATAAAAAGAAAATCGAGCTGCCGGCATCATTGGAGGAGTTGTTGGTAAATTCTTCGGAAACTATTACTACGGAACAACTGGTCGAACTGAATAAATTTACCGGAAGGATCTCTGAGAAAGCCCTCCGCTACGACCTTACCGTTCCTTTCGCGCGCTATGTGGTACAGCACCAGAATGAGATAGAATTCCCCTTCAAACGCTACCAGATACAGCCGGTATGGCGCGCCGACCGCCCGCAGAAAGGCCGTTTCCGCGAGTTTTACCAGTGTGATGCCGATGTGGTGGGGTCAACCTCACTGTGGCAGGAAGTAGAACTGGTGCAGTTATATGATAGTGTGTTCACAACCCTTGGGTTAAACGGGGCGGTCATCAAAATAAACAACCGTAAAGTCCTTTCGGGAATTGCTGAAGTGATTGGCGCGAAAGACAGGCTCATCGACTTCACGGTGGCACTGGATAAGCTGGATAAAATCGGCGAGGATGGTGTGAAAAAAGAGATGCTTGAAAAAGGAATCACAGCCGATGCTATCGAAAAAGTGCAGCCACTGTTCAATTTCACAGGTACAATAAACGAAAAGCTGGATAAGCTGGCCGAACTTTTAGCTTCTTCGGAAGAAGGGCTTAAAGGTGTTGAAGAGCTGCGTTTCATTTGCGAAAATGTAATAGAGATCGGGCTTGGCAAAAGCGAACTGGACCTTGATGTAACGCTGGCACGCGGACTCAACTATTATACAGGCGCTATATTCGAGGTCACCGCACCGAAAGAAGTAGCTATGGGATCGATTGGCGGCGGCGGAAGATATGACGACCTTACGGGCATTTTCGGATTGAAGAACATGAGCGGCGTGGGCATATCGTTCGGGCTGGACAGGATCTACCTTGTGCTGGAAGAGCTTGGGCTTTTCCCCGCTACAGTTACTGAGGCTACCAGGGCGCTGTTCATCAACTTTGGCAACAAAGAAGCATTATATGCCATGAAAGCTGTAAATAAATTGCGTCAAACAGGCATTAAGGTAGAAATGTATCCTGATGCGGCCAAGATAGGAAAGCAGTTCCAGCATGCCGACAAGCGGGGTATACCATTCGCTGTACTGGCAGGCGATGCAGAGATGGAGGCAGGGCGCTTTACGCTGAAAAACCTATCAACGGGTACTCAGGAAAATATATCAATCGAAGAGCTTGCCGAAAAGATAAAATAA
- a CDS encoding 3'-5' exonuclease, with protein sequence MELKLHRPICFFDLETTGTDICKDRIVEISILKVYPNGNKESRTWLVNPERPIPPQTIAFHGITDEKVANEPIFKELAHTIYNMIKDSDLGGYNSDRFDIPLLAEELLRADVDFDMKGRVSVDVQTIFHKKEERTLSAAYKFYCGQVLENAHSAEADTNATYEILKSQLDRYDDLENDIRSLSEYTTRKVNVDFAGFIVKDKDGDEIFTFGKHKGAKVEKVLEQEPGYYGWIQNADFPLYTKKVLTAIKLRKLNNKLA encoded by the coding sequence ATGGAACTTAAACTGCACAGGCCGATTTGTTTTTTTGACCTGGAAACCACCGGTACTGATATCTGCAAGGACCGTATCGTTGAAATATCAATATTGAAAGTATATCCTAACGGGAACAAGGAAAGCCGCACCTGGCTGGTAAACCCGGAAAGGCCGATACCACCTCAAACAATTGCTTTTCACGGTATAACCGATGAGAAAGTGGCCAATGAGCCTATATTTAAGGAACTTGCCCATACTATATATAATATGATAAAAGATTCTGATCTCGGGGGGTATAATTCAGACCGGTTTGACATTCCGCTTCTTGCCGAAGAATTGCTGAGGGCAGATGTAGACTTTGATATGAAGGGCAGGGTTTCGGTAGACGTGCAGACGATTTTCCATAAAAAAGAAGAGCGTACCCTAAGTGCGGCTTATAAATTCTATTGCGGGCAGGTACTGGAAAATGCACACAGTGCAGAGGCGGATACCAACGCTACGTATGAGATACTCAAATCGCAGCTGGACCGTTATGATGATCTTGAGAATGATATAAGGTCACTGTCGGAATATACGACCCGTAAGGTAAATGTCGATTTTGCAGGGTTTATTGTAAAAGACAAGGATGGCGACGAGATATTTACCTTCGGGAAGCATAAAGGCGCCAAGGTAGAAAAGGTGCTGGAGCAGGAGCCGGGCTATTATGGCTGGATACAGAATGCCGATTTCCCGCTTTATACTAAAAAAGTCTTAACGGCTATCAAACTCCGGAAATTAAATAATAAATTGGCTTAA
- a CDS encoding M15 family metallopeptidase, with protein sequence MKIVKNILLLGLIVLLCSAGAMRPTGINFHAQNRIASTALDSVNPLWAEVDFEASGMINHMAYADTANFMHTKIYPCARCFLRPEVAEALATANAIAKDKNLRLVLYDCYRPYSFQKTMYEIVNDPQYVAPPGKGSNHNRGAAIDITLADENGTLLDMGGTFDDFSEISHYDNEGVSKVGKKNRRLLRTIMMKAGFTPLSSEWWHFDYRKKRYANAGFKWDCP encoded by the coding sequence ATGAAGATCGTAAAAAATATATTGCTTTTAGGACTTATAGTATTATTGTGCTCCGCCGGCGCTATGAGGCCAACCGGTATAAATTTCCATGCCCAAAACCGCATCGCTTCAACAGCCCTGGATTCGGTTAACCCGCTTTGGGCTGAGGTCGATTTCGAGGCGTCGGGGATGATCAACCATATGGCTTACGCCGATACCGCCAACTTCATGCATACAAAGATTTATCCTTGTGCCCGCTGCTTCCTGCGCCCAGAAGTGGCCGAAGCGCTTGCTACGGCCAATGCTATCGCAAAAGATAAAAACCTCAGGCTGGTGCTGTATGATTGCTACCGGCCCTACAGCTTCCAAAAAACAATGTATGAGATTGTGAACGACCCGCAGTATGTGGCCCCGCCAGGGAAAGGCTCTAACCACAACCGCGGCGCAGCTATAGATATTACCCTGGCCGATGAGAATGGCACCCTGCTGGACATGGGCGGCACGTTTGACGACTTCTCCGAAATATCACATTACGACAACGAAGGCGTTTCGAAGGTTGGGAAAAAGAACAGGAGACTGCTGCGTACTATAATGATGAAAGCGGGTTTTACGCCGCTTTCCAGTGAGTGGTGGCATTTCGACTACCGTAAGAAACGCTATGCCAATGCCGGCTTTAAATGGGATTGCCCGTAG
- a CDS encoding fumarylacetoacetate hydrolase family protein — translation MKIICIGRNYAKHIEELQNERPEEPVIFLKPDTAVVQKQFPFVIPEFSNDVHHEVEVLVKINKVGKYIDAKFAHKYYDEIGLGIDFTARDLQAKLKEKGLPWEKAKAFDGSAVIGDFVPKSEFGALDNISFELTNNSAVVQQGNTQHMLWKIDEIIAYVSQYFTLRTGDVIFTGTPEGVAKVSPGDVLEGFLEGRKLFKVQVK, via the coding sequence ATGAAAATCATCTGCATTGGCAGGAACTACGCCAAACACATTGAAGAGCTGCAAAATGAAAGGCCCGAAGAGCCTGTTATTTTCCTGAAGCCCGACACGGCTGTGGTGCAAAAGCAGTTCCCTTTCGTGATTCCGGAATTCAGCAATGATGTACACCATGAAGTTGAGGTTTTGGTAAAGATCAATAAAGTAGGTAAATACATCGATGCGAAATTTGCACATAAATATTATGACGAAATAGGCCTCGGTATCGACTTTACCGCCCGCGATTTGCAGGCGAAACTGAAAGAAAAAGGCCTGCCGTGGGAGAAGGCAAAAGCATTTGACGGGTCGGCGGTAATAGGGGATTTTGTACCTAAATCGGAATTTGGTGCATTAGACAATATCAGTTTCGAGTTAACCAATAACAGCGCCGTAGTGCAGCAGGGAAATACACAGCACATGCTTTGGAAGATAGATGAGATAATTGCGTATGTGTCGCAGTACTTCACGCTCCGTACGGGTGATGTTATTTTTACCGGGACACCCGAAGGTGTTGCAAAGGTGAGTCCCGGTGATGTTTTGGAAGGCTTTCTGGAAGGCAGGAAATTATTTAAGGTACAGGTAAAATAA